Proteins found in one Podarcis muralis chromosome 5, rPodMur119.hap1.1, whole genome shotgun sequence genomic segment:
- the RBM15 gene encoding RNA-binding protein 15 — translation MKGKERSPAKAKRSRGGEDSSSARSERSSKKPSNGGGKSASGGSGEGGGGSSRRSLHLEKASRASSREYDSATVGSSGGGGSSSRHGYSNSSSSSKNAESSSRGGRGGGGDSRAPPSDSGSSSEYKTLKISELGSALSDEAIEDGLFHEFKRFGDVSVKISRLPPGTGAGDERVAFVNFRRPEDARAAKHARGRLVLYDRPLKIEAVYVGSSSGGGSGRRRASRSPALLDKESPYGAAAVGVAGAAPAAIRHPSTGATQRALSPAGGGAGLGYRDFRLQQLALGRLPPPPPPLPRELERERDYGGFYDRVRPAYSLDRVAGVAAAAFRGVGGTGTASEEEISPEDDQRANRTLFLGNLDISVTESDLRRGFDRFGVITEVDIKRPSRGQTSTYGFLKFENLDMAHRAKLAMSGKVLLRNPIKIGYGKATPTTRLWVGGLGPWVPLAALAREFDRFGTIRTIDYRKGDSWAYIQYESLDAAQAACSHMRGFPLGGPDRRLRVDFADTEHRYQQPYLQTLPLPPPPHYDLVAETSAFGAHRGAPSDPLRGARDRTPPLVYGDRDRDLYPETEWVPPPPPVRDRGSRATVYDTLESLERRRDGWSLERTRGERELVISSRDLPRKRRLVEDGRHLDRSPDSERSSSSRKRHCPAAASPQDRSPEPSLGRDRYSSDAERPTSRLLLLERPSPIREPRRGSLERSQSEKRDRKSSERERKHRTLTTATTQECKSPAKKDEHASEGSSGGGSRLKPPPQKQQQQDGTSKSGSSPKLCLAWQGMLLLKNSNFPSNMHLLQGDLSVASSLLVEGATGGKVAQLKITQRLRLDQPKLDEVTRRIKVAGPNGYAILLAVPGTTDNRASSGAGEANTTSTQRPLRNLVSYLKQKQAAGVISLPVGGNKDKENSGVLHAFPPCDFSQQFLDSTAKALAKSEDDYLVMIIVRGAS, via the coding sequence ATGAAGGGCAAGGAGCGTTCTCCTGCCAAGGCCAAACGGTCCCGGGGCGGCGAGGACTCCTCTTCGGCGCGGAGCGAGCGGAGCAGCAAGAAGCCGAGCAACGGCGGCGGGAAGTCGGCGAGCGGCGGCTCTGGCgagggtggcggcggcagcagtcgGCGGAGCCTTCATTTGGAAAAGGCCAGCCGGGCCAGCAGCCGCGAGTATGACTCCGCCACGGTGGGCAGCTCCGGGGGCGGCGGGAGCAGCAGCCGCCACGgctacagcaacagcagcagcagcagcaagaacgcGGAGTCGTCCTCGCGGGgcggccgcggcggcggcggcgattcCCGGGCGCCCCCCTCCGACTCCGGCAGCAGCAGTGAGTACAAGACGCTGAAAATCAGCGAGCTGGGCTCTGCGCTGAGCGACGAGGCGATCGAGGACGGGCTCTTCCACGAGTTCAAGCGCTTCGGGGATGTAAGTGTCAAAATCAGCCGCCTGCCGCCCGGCACCGGCGCTGGCGACGAGCGGGTGGCCTTCGTCAATTTCCGGCGCCCCGAGGACGCCCGGGCTGCCAAGCATGCTCGCGGCCGCCTGGTTCTCTACGACCGGCCGCTGAAGATCGAGGCTGTCTACGTCGGGAGCAGCAGCGGAGGGGGGAGCGGCCGGCGTCGCGCCAGCCGATCTCCTGCCCTTTTGGACAAGGAATCTCCCTACGGAGCCGCAGCGGTGGGTGTAGCAGGTGCGGCACCTGCAGCCATCAGGCACCCCTCCACTGGGGCTACTCAGAGGGCGCTTTCTCctgctggtggaggagctggcttGGGATACAGAGACTTCAGGCTGCAGCAGCTTGCCCTGGGCCGCCTTCCTCCGCCACCGCCACCTCTGCCTAGGGAGTTGGAAAGAGAACGAGATTATGGGGGCTTCTATGACCGCGTGAGGCCCGCTTACAGTCTGGATCGAGTTGCCGGGGTGGCGGCAGCTGCATTTCGTGGGGTTGGTGGCACTGGAACAGCCAGTGAGGAAGAGATTAGCCCCGAAGATGACCAGAGAGCCAATCGTACCCTATTCCTCGGCAATCTGGACATATCGGTGACTGAATCGGATCTACGCCGAGGTTTTGACCGCTTTGGGGTAATCACTGAGGTGGACATCAAGAGGCCATCCCGAGGTCAAACTAGTACCTATGGATTTCTCAAGTTTGAAAACTTGGACATGGCCCACCGGGCTAAACTTGCTATGTCCGGTAAAGTGTTGCTGCGTAACCCTATCAAAATTGGCTATGGTAAGGCCACCCCAACCACACGACTTTGGGTGGGTGGTCTGGGGCCTTGGGTACCATTGGCTGCTCTTGCCAGGGAGTTTGACCGTTTTGGCACTATTCGCACCATTGACTATCGTAAAGGTGACTCATGGGCTTACATCCAGTATGAGAGCTTGGATGCTGCACAAGCTGCTTGTAGCCACATGCGTGGTTTTCCTTTGGGTGGGCCAGACCGCCGTCTCCGCGTGGACTTTGCTGACACTGAGCATCGTTATCAGCAACCTTATTTGCAGACATTGCCACTTCCACCCCCTCCTCACTATGATCTGGTAGCAGAGACATCTGCCTTTGGGGCACATCGTGGAGCCCCATCAGATCCACTCCGAGGTGCTCGGGATAGGACTCCACCCCTAGTGTATGGCGATCGTGACAGAGATCTCTATCCTGAGACAGAGTGGGTGCCTCCCCCACCTCCAGTTCGGGACAGGGGGAGCAGAGCAACTGTTTATGATACACTAGAAAGTTTGGAACGCCGACGAGATGGTTGGTCTCTAGAAAGAACTCGTGGGGAAAGGGAGTTAGTCATAAGCAGTAGGGATCTACCCAGGAAGCGAAGGCTAGTGGAAGATGGGCGGCATTTGGACCGTTCGCCGGACAGTGAACGATCATCTTCATCTCGCAAGCGTCACTGTCCTGCTGCAGCCTCTCCACAAGATCGCAGTCCTGAGCCAAGTCTGGGCAGAGACCGCTATAGTAGCGATGCAGAACGACCAACCTCTCGTTTGCTGTTGCTGGAGCGCCCTTCACCCATCCGAGAGCCACGCAGGGGTAGCTTGGAGCGAAGCCAGAGTGAGAAGCGTGACCGCAAAAGCTCTGAGAGGGAAAGAAAGCATCGCACACTTACCACTGCTACCACCCAAGAATGCAAGAGTCCAGCTAAAAAGGATGAACATGCATCCGAAGGCAGCAGTGGTGGAGGATCTCGGCTGAAACCTCCACctcaaaagcaacagcagcaggatggAACCTCAAAGTCTGGGTCATCCCCCAAACTGTGCCTGGCCTGGCAAGGAATGCTTCTATTGAAGAACAGCAACTTTCCGTCTAACATGCACCTACTTCAAGGGGATCTGAGTGTGGCCAGCAGTCTCCTGGTGGAAGGAGCAACTGGTGGCAAAGTGGCCCAGCTAAAGATCACACAGCGCCTCCGTTTGGACCAGCCCAAGCTGGATGAAGTTACCCGTCGTATCAAAGTGGCAGGGCCCAATGGATATGCTATTCTTCTGGCTGTGCCTGGTACCACAGACAACCGTGCCTCATCTGGGGCTGGTGAAGCTAACACCACCTCTACACAGCGGCCGCTCAGAAACCTGGTGTCCTATCTTAAACAAAAACAGGCAGCTGGGGTGATAAGCCTCCCAGTAGGGGGCAATAAAGACAAAGAAAACAGCGGGGTCTTGCATGCTTTCCCACCCTGTGATTTTTCTCAGCAGTTCCTGGATTCTACAGCCAAGGCCCTGGCTAAATCAGAGGATGACTATTTGGTCATGATCATTGTCCGTGGTGCATCTTAA